A genomic window from Silene latifolia isolate original U9 population chromosome Y, ASM4854445v1, whole genome shotgun sequence includes:
- the LOC141628882 gene encoding uncharacterized protein LOC141628882, translating to MQAHTIHVVSKADPIKYILSRPVLSGRLAKWTMLLKHYDLVFVPQKAVKGQAIADFFADHPVPAEWEISDDLPGEEIFYVDVLPPWQMYFDGAARQDGAGAGVVFVTPQNHLMPYAFTLTQLCTNNMAEYQALILGLQMAIEIGVRDMDIYGDSKLVVNQVLGEYEVKKEDLIPYHQQHYNSPNQLDDIHVGHVPRSANKLADALANLAATLALWGVRVYASPSLQSLGSIIA from the coding sequence ATGCAGGCGCATACCATACATGTGGTCTCAAAAGCTgatccaatcaagtacatactctcaagACCAGTCTTGTCTGGAAGACTTGCGAAATGGACAATGTTGCTTAAGCATTATGACTTGGTGTTCGTGCCTCAAAAGGCTGTGAAAGGTCAAGCTATCGCCGACTTCTTTGCTGATCATCCAGTGCCAGCAGAGTGGGAAATTTCAGATGACCTCCCAGGAGAAGAAATTTTCTATGTGGACGTCCTACCTCCATGGCAAATGTACTTTGACGGTGCTGCAAGGCAAGATGGAGCTGGAGCTGGAGTTGTAttcgtaactccacaaaatcatcttATGCCATATGCCTTTACACTCACTCAGTTGTGTACAAATAATATGGCAGAATACCAAGCTCTCATACTCGGTCTTCAAATGGCGATCGAAATAGGTGTCAGGGATATGGACATATATGGAGACTCAAAGCTGGTGGTCAACCAAGTCCTTGGTGAATATGAAGTGaaaaaggaagacttgattccCTACCATCAACAGCATTACAACTCGCCGAATCAACTTGACGACATCCATGTTGGTCATGTACcaaggagtgccaataagttggcCGACGCGCTTGCTAATCTTGCAGCCACTTTGGCACTTTGGGGCGTAAGAGTCTATGCAAGTCCCAGTCTGCAATCGTTGGGTAGTATCATTGCTTGA